Proteins from a genomic interval of Caulobacter sp. NIBR1757:
- a CDS encoding FG-GAP-like repeat-containing protein translates to MPVLANLEAELDLVEGDPAVLIDGDVDVSDSEQDWDGGTLTVTGLAPGDVLGLLDGGQITLSGSDILVGGQTVGTFSFEADGSLRVVFTADADNAAVEAVVESVTFQSTGDNPVNYRNLQVTLTDAAGDISSVGEALLPPAGDPLHGVSFDETAHGAVGDIDNDGDVDILLSAYGDGYHLLRNDGTASAPDFTHDDAALSLSGSLDNPAGMTLFDIDGDGFLDLIVGRYSDGAGGFIQTFKGDGAFGFTELTGAANPFDGISTYAFAAPGLADVDGDGFIDLVVARGGGRFDYFEGTAGGFVKLTGAANPLDSFHSYGGGGSVTFADIDGDGDLDFASGGGEDAINVFINTSTVGGPSFTRTLTVYNDSFDMGVYPLWVDIDNDGDIDQVQTTQHGEVGLLLLGPASPSIDVYVDGVDDATTTVDDSRTVDASGPISGNLLSNDIDPDSDPEISSAEVDGEPVVIGEVTVFPDGTRLTINYDGSYLLEPGSEARNLGAPGSGATNTSLSFTLAYVLATGETGGGTLTINGVDDKDSLLGTAGDDAINAGVGNDTIHGFGGGDTLHGDDGNDSLWGGDDGDLLHGDAGADKLYGEANNDVLHGGVGADYLYGGDGLDNLIGGDDNDYLDGGAGGDLMAGGLGNDVYIYDDFSDFVTEAANEGYDIVRSFRNYIADDNIEAVQAQGTADLVINGNSLANNLQGNIGNNVLAGQEGVDTLNGNDGDDIIIGGVGNDLLRGGTGADRFVVYQESVSNTVLETDQVYDFSAAEGDRIDLMSIDANTRLDGDQGFRLVSAFSKYDAAHPELTGQMTLTFAGGVTTVRLDVNGDARVDYQIKINGDVTGESGDWLL, encoded by the coding sequence ATGCCGGTCTTGGCCAATCTCGAAGCTGAACTGGACCTTGTCGAAGGCGATCCGGCCGTCCTGATCGATGGCGACGTCGACGTCTCCGACAGCGAACAGGACTGGGACGGCGGCACGCTGACCGTCACCGGCCTGGCGCCGGGCGACGTCCTCGGCCTGCTGGACGGCGGCCAGATCACCCTCAGCGGGTCGGACATCCTGGTCGGCGGCCAGACGGTCGGGACCTTCAGCTTCGAGGCCGACGGCAGCCTTAGGGTCGTCTTCACCGCCGACGCCGACAACGCGGCGGTCGAGGCGGTGGTCGAGTCCGTCACCTTCCAGTCGACCGGCGACAATCCCGTCAACTACCGAAACCTCCAGGTCACCCTGACCGACGCCGCCGGCGACATCAGCTCCGTCGGCGAGGCGCTGCTCCCCCCGGCGGGCGATCCGCTGCACGGGGTCAGCTTCGACGAAACCGCTCACGGCGCCGTCGGCGACATCGACAACGATGGCGACGTGGACATCCTGCTGTCCGCTTACGGCGACGGCTACCACCTGCTGCGCAACGACGGCACGGCCAGCGCCCCGGACTTCACCCATGACGACGCCGCGCTGAGCCTCTCCGGTTCGCTCGACAACCCCGCCGGCATGACCCTGTTCGACATCGACGGCGACGGCTTCCTGGACCTCATCGTCGGCCGCTACAGCGACGGCGCCGGCGGCTTCATCCAGACCTTCAAGGGCGACGGCGCCTTCGGCTTCACCGAGCTGACCGGCGCGGCCAATCCGTTCGACGGCATCAGCACCTACGCCTTCGCGGCGCCCGGCCTGGCGGATGTCGATGGCGACGGCTTCATCGACCTGGTGGTGGCGCGCGGCGGCGGACGCTTCGACTACTTCGAGGGCACGGCCGGCGGCTTCGTCAAGCTGACCGGCGCGGCCAATCCGCTGGACAGCTTCCACAGCTATGGCGGCGGCGGCTCGGTGACCTTCGCCGACATCGACGGCGACGGCGACCTGGACTTCGCCAGCGGCGGCGGCGAAGACGCGATCAACGTGTTCATTAACACCAGCACCGTCGGGGGCCCGTCCTTCACGAGGACCCTCACCGTCTACAACGACAGCTTCGACATGGGCGTCTATCCGCTGTGGGTCGATATCGACAACGACGGCGACATCGACCAGGTCCAGACCACGCAGCACGGTGAGGTCGGCCTGCTCCTGCTCGGCCCGGCCTCGCCCAGCATCGACGTCTATGTCGATGGCGTCGACGATGCCACGACGACGGTGGACGACAGCCGCACCGTGGACGCCAGCGGTCCGATCAGCGGCAACCTGCTGAGCAACGACATCGACCCCGACAGCGACCCGGAGATCTCCTCCGCCGAGGTCGACGGCGAGCCCGTTGTCATCGGCGAGGTGACCGTTTTCCCCGACGGGACGCGACTGACGATCAACTACGACGGCAGCTACCTGCTGGAACCGGGCAGCGAGGCGCGCAACCTGGGCGCCCCGGGCTCGGGCGCGACCAACACCAGCCTGAGCTTCACCCTCGCCTATGTCCTGGCCACCGGCGAGACAGGCGGCGGGACCCTGACCATCAACGGCGTCGACGACAAGGACTCCCTGCTCGGTACGGCCGGCGACGACGCCATCAACGCCGGGGTCGGCAACGACACGATCCATGGTTTCGGCGGCGGCGATACCCTGCACGGCGACGACGGCAACGACTCGCTCTGGGGCGGCGACGACGGCGACCTGCTCCATGGGGACGCCGGGGCCGACAAGCTGTACGGCGAGGCGAACAACGACGTCCTGCACGGCGGGGTCGGGGCCGACTATCTCTACGGCGGCGACGGCCTCGACAACCTGATCGGCGGCGACGACAACGACTACCTCGACGGCGGCGCCGGCGGCGACCTCATGGCCGGGGGGCTGGGCAACGACGTCTACATCTACGACGACTTCAGCGACTTCGTCACAGAGGCGGCGAACGAGGGCTACGACATCGTCCGCAGCTTCCGGAACTACATCGCCGACGACAATATCGAGGCGGTCCAGGCGCAGGGGACGGCCGATCTGGTCATCAACGGCAACAGCCTCGCCAACAACCTGCAGGGCAACATCGGAAACAATGTGCTGGCCGGCCAGGAGGGTGTCGATACCCTCAACGGCAACGACGGCGACGACATCATTATCGGCGGGGTCGGCAACGACCTGCTGCGTGGCGGCACGGGCGCCGATCGCTTCGTCGTCTACCAGGAGAGTGTTTCGAACACCGTCCTGGAAACCGATCAGGTCTATGATTTCAGCGCCGCCGAAGGCGACCGCATCGACCTGATGAGCATCGACGCCAACACGCGGCTCGACGGCGACCAGGGCTTCCGTTTGGTCAGCGCCTTCAGCAAGTATGACGCGGCCCATCCGGAGCTGACCGGCCAGATGACCCTGACTTTCGCCGGCGGCGTCACCACCGTGCGGCTGGACGTCAATGGCGACGCCAGGGTCGATTACCAGATCAAGATCAACGGCGATGTCACCGGCGAGTCCGGCGACTGGCTGCTGTAA
- a CDS encoding TetR/AcrR family transcriptional regulator, with protein MRPELHDLRRDKILRAAHAAFVGKGFTRTRMEEVARGARVANATVYAYFDTKEILFEAVVAQALASYDGLFDAVEKTASDDVARSLTAYGRVYFRFMADPTVRGIYRTVSAETVHKPELGMMLYRSAHRLLGGVLQRMLTRYTEQDLLAIAEIPVAARMFEGMIEHVTLTISMLQGDTAQPLHPAETYVPEVVRAFLAAHKPGAASRP; from the coding sequence ATGCGTCCCGAACTTCACGACCTGCGCCGTGACAAGATCCTGCGGGCGGCGCACGCGGCGTTCGTCGGCAAGGGGTTCACCCGCACCCGCATGGAAGAGGTGGCCCGCGGCGCCCGCGTCGCCAACGCCACCGTCTATGCCTATTTCGACACCAAGGAGATCCTGTTCGAGGCGGTCGTGGCCCAGGCCCTGGCCAGCTACGACGGGCTGTTCGACGCCGTCGAGAAGACCGCCAGCGATGACGTCGCCCGATCGCTGACCGCCTACGGCCGGGTCTATTTCCGCTTCATGGCCGACCCGACGGTGCGCGGCATCTATCGCACGGTCAGCGCCGAGACGGTGCACAAGCCGGAACTGGGCATGATGCTCTACCGCAGCGCCCACCGCCTGCTGGGCGGGGTGTTGCAGCGCATGCTGACCCGCTACACCGAACAGGACTTGCTGGCCATCGCCGAGATCCCGGTGGCGGCGCGGATGTTCGAGGGGATGATCGAGCACGTCACCCTGACCATCTCCATGCTGCAAGGCGATACGGCCCAGCCGCTGCATCCCGCCGAGACATATGTGCCGGAGGTCGTCCGCGCCTTCCTGGCCGCCCACAAGCCAGGCGCCGCTTCGCGTCCGTAA
- a CDS encoding HlyD family type I secretion periplasmic adaptor subunit: MPLDVAPGQSAPQTETVAAVKVNDNPRREIMIGAGIAAAFFIGFLGWAALTPLDAGAYAHGVVAVSGNRQAVQHRDGGTVTAVHVVEGATVTKGQVLVEIGAGEIRANERGLAGQVLTLLAQRARLVAERDGKTSIVYPPEFVNLSPEDRIIALDVMNLQQLQFQARRDSIQTQKGVLEQRILQLNEQITGSERQLVANREQQRLIGEETTGMKSLADQGYAPVNRVRALERNQAQLVGEEGSLVSQIARSREAIGEARLQSISLDRQVVEEVSGQLRDVQVQLDELQPKLQATRDQLARAIVRAPASGKVVGLTTFTVGGVVSPGQVLMEVVPGDKALVIQAMVNPNDADDLKIGQTTQIRFTALHDRSLPILHGVLTKISADSFTDEKSGQQYFRAEISVPEDEMTKIRKVRGSRTGIGPGLPVEVVVPLRKRNALQYLTEPLFQTFWKTGREH; the protein is encoded by the coding sequence ATGCCCCTCGACGTCGCCCCCGGGCAGAGCGCCCCCCAGACCGAAACCGTCGCGGCCGTGAAGGTCAACGACAACCCCCGTCGCGAGATCATGATCGGGGCCGGCATCGCCGCCGCCTTCTTCATCGGCTTCCTCGGCTGGGCCGCCCTGACGCCGCTTGACGCCGGGGCCTATGCGCACGGCGTGGTCGCCGTCTCGGGCAACCGCCAGGCGGTGCAGCACCGCGACGGCGGCACCGTCACCGCCGTGCATGTGGTCGAGGGCGCGACCGTGACCAAGGGCCAGGTGCTGGTCGAGATCGGGGCCGGCGAGATCCGCGCCAACGAGCGTGGCCTGGCCGGTCAGGTGCTGACCCTGCTGGCCCAGCGCGCCCGGCTGGTGGCCGAGCGCGACGGCAAGACGTCGATCGTCTACCCGCCCGAGTTCGTGAACCTCTCGCCTGAGGACCGGATCATCGCGCTCGACGTGATGAACCTGCAGCAGCTGCAGTTCCAGGCCCGCCGCGACTCCATCCAGACCCAGAAGGGCGTGCTCGAGCAGCGCATCCTGCAGCTCAATGAGCAGATTACCGGGTCCGAGCGTCAGCTGGTCGCGAACCGCGAGCAGCAGCGGCTGATCGGCGAGGAAACCACCGGCATGAAGTCGCTGGCTGACCAGGGCTACGCCCCCGTCAACCGCGTCCGCGCCCTGGAACGCAACCAGGCCCAGCTGGTCGGCGAAGAAGGCTCCCTGGTTTCCCAGATCGCCCGCTCGCGCGAGGCCATCGGCGAGGCCCGGCTGCAGTCGATCTCGCTCGACCGCCAGGTGGTCGAGGAGGTCTCCGGCCAGCTGCGCGATGTGCAGGTCCAGCTCGACGAGCTGCAACCCAAGCTGCAGGCCACCCGTGATCAGCTGGCCCGCGCCATCGTCCGCGCTCCGGCCAGCGGCAAGGTGGTCGGCCTGACCACCTTCACGGTCGGCGGCGTCGTCTCGCCCGGCCAGGTGCTGATGGAAGTGGTTCCCGGCGACAAGGCCCTGGTCATCCAGGCCATGGTCAATCCCAACGACGCCGACGACCTGAAGATCGGCCAGACCACCCAGATCCGCTTCACCGCCCTGCACGACCGCAGCCTGCCTATCCTGCATGGCGTGCTGACCAAGATTTCGGCCGACAGCTTCACCGACGAGAAGTCGGGCCAGCAGTACTTCCGCGCCGAAATCTCGGTGCCGGAAGACGAGATGACCAAGATTCGCAAGGTGCGCGGCTCGCGCACCGGCATCGGCCCCGGCCTGCCGGTCGAGGTGGTCGTGCCGCTGCGCAAGCGTAACGCCCTGCAGTACCTGACCGAGCCGCTGTTCCAGACCTTCTGGAAGACCGGCCGGGAGCACTAG
- a CDS encoding type I secretion system permease/ATPase encodes MKFFGSNVAAPMEAAFKECRRHIMSAAFFSALVNLLYLAPSLYMLQVYDRVVPTQGVLTLVYLTFIIAFALAVLAALETVRSRLLVLAGMRLDRLLSGDILGRLMAQSRPMNTAQAMREFDSLRAALAGPAALAFMDAPWTPIYVIVAFMIHPALGTMTVIAGILLFGLALLNERATKPALMKAQQANAAAYASQEGAAQNGEVVRSLGMRRSIIARHLEERGIGQSLQAEAQFKGGQFGAFTKFFRLFLQSAALGLGAYLAIKGEISSGSIIAASILLSRALQPVEQLVGGWTQVIQARGALNTLSELFDKTKPLDIDRTQLPTPMGAVELDRVVVRAPGREELVLKAVSLKISPGESLGIVGSSGAGKTTLARVIAGALSPDQGIVRMDGANYTDWDADALAEHIGYLPQDPSLMSGTVKDNISRFAAWRGMPVEKIDQMAVEAATKAGVHDLILKLPKGYDTPLAPGGRGLSAGQAQRVALARALFGNPTLLILDEPNSALDAEGEASLLRSIQGAKARGATVLIVAHRTGILAGVDRLLVMRDGAIERLGPREEVLAKLAGKPAPKPQPNVIDMKGQA; translated from the coding sequence GTGAAGTTTTTCGGATCGAATGTCGCCGCTCCCATGGAAGCGGCGTTCAAGGAGTGTCGGCGGCATATCATGTCGGCCGCCTTCTTCAGTGCGCTCGTCAACCTCCTCTACCTGGCGCCGTCGCTGTACATGCTGCAGGTCTACGACCGGGTGGTGCCGACTCAGGGCGTGCTGACCCTGGTCTACCTGACCTTCATCATCGCCTTCGCCCTGGCTGTCCTGGCGGCGCTGGAGACGGTGCGCTCGCGCCTGCTGGTGCTGGCCGGCATGAGGCTGGACCGCCTGCTGTCCGGCGACATCCTCGGCCGGCTGATGGCCCAGTCGCGGCCGATGAACACCGCCCAGGCGATGCGCGAGTTCGACAGCCTGCGCGCGGCGCTGGCCGGACCGGCGGCCCTGGCCTTCATGGACGCCCCCTGGACGCCGATCTACGTCATCGTCGCCTTCATGATCCACCCGGCCCTGGGAACCATGACCGTCATCGCCGGCATCCTGCTGTTCGGCCTGGCGCTGCTCAACGAGCGGGCCACAAAGCCGGCCCTGATGAAGGCGCAACAGGCCAACGCCGCCGCCTATGCCAGCCAGGAAGGCGCCGCCCAGAACGGCGAGGTCGTCCGCTCGCTCGGCATGCGCCGCTCGATCATCGCCCGCCATCTCGAGGAACGCGGCATCGGTCAGAGCCTGCAGGCCGAGGCCCAGTTCAAGGGCGGCCAGTTCGGCGCCTTCACCAAGTTCTTCCGCCTGTTCCTGCAATCAGCGGCTCTGGGCCTGGGCGCCTATCTGGCCATCAAGGGCGAGATCTCGTCCGGCTCGATCATCGCCGCCTCGATCCTGCTCTCCCGCGCCCTGCAGCCGGTGGAACAGCTGGTCGGCGGCTGGACCCAGGTCATCCAGGCGCGCGGCGCCCTCAACACCCTGTCGGAGCTGTTCGACAAGACCAAGCCCCTCGACATCGACCGCACCCAGCTGCCGACCCCGATGGGCGCGGTGGAACTGGACCGCGTCGTGGTCCGCGCGCCCGGCCGCGAGGAACTGGTGCTCAAGGCGGTGTCCTTGAAGATTTCGCCCGGCGAGAGCCTGGGCATCGTCGGCTCCAGCGGGGCCGGCAAGACGACCCTGGCCCGGGTGATCGCCGGGGCCCTTTCCCCCGACCAGGGCATCGTCCGCATGGACGGCGCCAACTACACCGACTGGGACGCCGACGCCCTGGCCGAGCACATCGGCTACCTGCCGCAGGATCCGTCGCTGATGAGCGGCACGGTCAAGGACAACATCAGCCGCTTCGCCGCCTGGCGCGGCATGCCGGTCGAGAAGATCGACCAGATGGCGGTGGAGGCTGCGACCAAGGCCGGCGTCCACGACCTGATCCTCAAACTGCCCAAGGGCTATGACACCCCCTTGGCCCCCGGCGGCCGAGGGCTGTCGGCCGGTCAGGCCCAGCGGGTCGCGCTGGCCCGGGCCCTGTTCGGCAACCCCACCCTGCTGATCCTCGACGAGCCCAACTCCGCGCTCGACGCCGAGGGTGAAGCCAGCCTGTTACGCTCCATCCAGGGAGCGAAGGCGCGCGGCGCGACGGTGCTGATCGTCGCCCACCGCACAGGTATCCTGGCCGGCGTCGATCGCCTGCTGGTCATGCGCGACGGGGCGATCGAACGGCTCGGTCCGCGCGAGGAAGTGCTCGCCAAGCTGGCCGGAAAGCCCGCGCCGAAGCCGCAGCCCAATGTCATCGATATGAAGGGCCAAGCCTAG
- a CDS encoding TauD/TfdA family dioxygenase: MTGLTIRKVAGALGAELGGVDLSAPLDAETIAAIRAALNEHQVIFFRDQTLTPDQQITFGKRFGPLNIHPYVTGMTTHPEVMEIIKEPTDKLNFGGGWHSDMSFLETPSIGSILYAVETPQFGGDTLFASQAAAYDALSEGLKATLEGLRAVHSAGKEYSAKGASAQKRASMQVAEAEGLVGEFIHPVVKVHPETGRKALYVNPAFTMRIDGWTRRESRPLLDYLFEHSRQEAFTCRFAWRDGSVAFWDNRQVWHYALNDYPGQRRHMRRVTVDPA; the protein is encoded by the coding sequence ATGACCGGTCTGACCATCCGCAAGGTGGCCGGCGCCCTGGGCGCCGAACTGGGGGGCGTCGACCTGTCGGCCCCGCTGGACGCCGAAACCATCGCCGCCATCCGCGCGGCGCTGAACGAACACCAGGTCATCTTCTTCCGCGACCAGACCCTGACCCCCGACCAGCAGATCACCTTCGGAAAGCGGTTCGGTCCCCTGAACATTCACCCATACGTCACCGGCATGACCACCCATCCGGAGGTGATGGAAATCATCAAGGAGCCGACCGACAAGCTGAACTTCGGCGGCGGCTGGCACAGCGACATGAGCTTCCTGGAGACCCCCTCCATCGGCTCCATCCTCTATGCCGTCGAGACGCCGCAGTTCGGCGGCGACACCCTGTTCGCCAGCCAGGCCGCCGCTTACGACGCCCTCTCCGAAGGCCTGAAGGCCACGCTGGAAGGCCTGCGGGCGGTGCATTCGGCCGGCAAGGAATATTCAGCCAAGGGCGCCTCGGCCCAGAAGCGCGCCTCCATGCAGGTGGCCGAGGCCGAAGGGCTGGTCGGCGAGTTCATCCATCCGGTGGTCAAGGTCCACCCGGAGACCGGCCGCAAGGCGCTGTACGTCAATCCGGCCTTCACGATGCGCATCGACGGCTGGACGCGCCGGGAATCCAGGCCCCTGCTCGACTATCTGTTCGAGCACAGCCGCCAGGAGGCCTTCACCTGCCGGTTCGCCTGGCGGGATGGCTCGGTGGCCTTCTGGGACAATCGCCAGGTCTGGCACTATGCCCTGAACGACTATCCGGGCCAGCGACGGCACATGCGGCGGGTGACGGTCGATCCGGCCTGA
- a CDS encoding 2OG-Fe(II) oxygenase has product MSLTIGDPAPWFMAPTEENPQFNFATLAGRWVGLVFAPDGPTAEGLARVINLQKDLDESQACIFGVANTHLGHAKLGPRWFFDASGGLARIYGVQGSGWLILDPQLRVFDRGQIEDVGAVVRRLADMPHPTTHAQVEVTAPVLILPRIFEPEYCKELIAFYRHVGGTESGFMREVDGKTRLLTDPRHKQRKDVLLEDEGMQAIVREKINRRLIPEIRKAFQFQATRIERYLVASYVAGAGWFRPHRDNTTKGTAHRKFAVSINLNAEEYEGGELRFPEFGNRLYKPPTGGAVVFSCSLMHEARPVTRGERFAFLPFLYDEAGAKLREQNLKYVDLPDSPKVEEKAE; this is encoded by the coding sequence ATGTCCCTCACCATCGGTGATCCCGCGCCCTGGTTCATGGCGCCGACCGAGGAGAACCCGCAGTTCAACTTCGCCACCCTGGCGGGACGCTGGGTCGGGCTGGTGTTCGCGCCCGACGGGCCGACGGCCGAGGGGCTGGCGCGGGTCATCAACCTGCAGAAGGACCTCGACGAGAGCCAGGCCTGCATCTTCGGGGTGGCCAATACCCACCTGGGCCACGCCAAGCTCGGCCCGCGCTGGTTCTTCGACGCCTCCGGCGGCCTGGCCAGGATCTACGGGGTGCAGGGCTCGGGCTGGCTGATCCTCGATCCGCAGCTGCGGGTGTTCGACCGGGGCCAGATCGAGGATGTCGGGGCGGTGGTGCGGCGGCTGGCCGACATGCCGCATCCGACCACCCACGCCCAGGTCGAGGTCACCGCCCCGGTGCTGATCCTGCCGCGCATCTTCGAGCCCGAATACTGCAAGGAGCTGATCGCCTTCTACCGCCACGTCGGCGGCACGGAGTCGGGCTTCATGCGCGAGGTCGACGGCAAGACCAGACTGCTGACCGACCCGCGCCACAAGCAGCGCAAGGACGTGCTGCTGGAGGACGAGGGGATGCAGGCCATCGTCCGCGAGAAGATCAACCGCCGCCTCATACCCGAGATTCGAAAGGCCTTTCAGTTCCAGGCCACCCGCATCGAACGCTATCTGGTCGCGTCTTACGTTGCGGGCGCCGGCTGGTTCCGGCCGCACCGCGACAACACCACCAAGGGCACGGCCCACCGCAAGTTCGCGGTGAGCATCAATCTCAACGCCGAGGAGTACGAGGGCGGCGAGCTGCGCTTCCCCGAGTTCGGCAACCGGCTCTACAAGCCGCCGACCGGCGGGGCGGTGGTCTTCTCCTGCTCGCTGATGCACGAGGCGCGGCCGGTGACCCGGGGCGAGCGGTTCGCCTTCCTGCCCTTCCTCTATGACGAGGCCGGGGCCAAGCTGCGCGAGCAGAACCTCAAGTACGTCGACCTGCCCGACAGCCCCAAAGTCGAGGAAAAGGCGGAATAG
- a CDS encoding GIY-YIG nuclease family protein has translation MHYVYMLASRRNGTIYTGVTGRIIVRVSQHKQKLTEGFTSRYGVDLLVWYEPHENIEVAIRREKRLKKWLRARKVALIEQTNPLWLDLYPEFFATPPGPLTGLPTLGGPDSRCTRAAPL, from the coding sequence ATGCATTACGTCTACATGCTCGCCAGCCGACGCAACGGCACGATCTACACCGGCGTAACAGGCCGGATCATCGTGCGTGTCAGCCAGCACAAACAGAAGCTCACGGAAGGCTTCACCAGCCGCTACGGCGTCGATCTTCTGGTGTGGTACGAACCCCACGAGAACATCGAGGTCGCCATACGTCGTGAAAAGCGCCTCAAGAAATGGCTTCGCGCCCGGAAGGTCGCTCTGATCGAGCAGACCAATCCCCTCTGGCTCGACCTCTATCCGGAATTCTTCGCGACGCCGCCCGGCCCTCTGACCGGTCTCCCGACCTTAGGCGGCCCTGACTCCCGTTGCACCCGCGCCGCCCCTTTGTGA